The Bombyx mori chromosome 4, ASM3026992v2 region GCCCGCATATTAAAACAGTtcgcgaccgtgccgcgtttattctcgacAAACTTTACCCCATGATATAtaagcgaagtaaaatgtcccttcggaacaaggtgacactttacaaaacttgcataagacccgtcatgacttacgcgagtgtggtgttcgctcacgcggcccgcacacacatagtaatcctccaatccctacaatcccgcttttgcaggttccGCAGTTTCCGtggacctgggcctcgaatcgatccgcaaacacatgaagtcagcgtcggaacgccACTTCAATAGGGTTAGGCGTCATGATAattgccttatcgttgccgctgactactccccgaatcctgatcacacaGGAGCGAGTCACCGTcatcgccctagacacgtccttacggattcatctgatccaataactcttgcattagatccCTTCAGCtccaacactaggagcaggctaaggGATCCCACTAACCGTGCaaccgtgcaacctaacccatgcatcagcccgctgagtttgtcgctggatcttctcagcgggtgtcgattccgatacggtagtagattcattcgcgaagcatctgctcttgagttgttaggtcccctcggaggcgctcgggcagctgttagccaatcccacccctcttggctgagcctttgctcacccacctgtcttggtgaaaatggaaaggcctccgggccaccagtaatctttcaatcataaaaataaaacattcagcGCGATTGTACATACATACCTAAGCGCGAAATCCGTAggcaaagtaaaaaataaacacatgAATCTAGGGTATCTTttgaaaaatttgtttttgtttgagttTGTGGCAGAACGACAGTGTTTTCAGATCTGaacctttttttcttctttgcaatccgctggtagcttaagtggctatttcagctacgcccggacggataggtgagcttaccggctcaacctgagagaatttactaacgcTATCCTAGCAAtggcagtgcttcgtagaatccaCCCTCGGaacggaatcgcaacccactgagaagatccggaaaaAAACTCAGTGCGGTGTATCTatgagttagttcgctcgtcgaactcttggtCGTGATCGACGAGTTCGAAGAGGAAATCAAAACCAGTAGTTATAACTAATTAGCGGCttttgattatttaaataaagccTTCAAAACGTACACCATCTTAGTCGcatcaaatattaaattattatgtagttTTCAATTCACGTTAGGGCCAATGAGTGGGGCTAAAGCTTATTTTAAAACGCGATTAACAACGAGCACTTCAAAACAGTTAACAAATCGATCACCTAGCGCAAATGTATCTAGGTGAAAAGGCTGCCTTATGTTACACATCTATTCTGTTTGAggccattattatttttgattaattatACTTTATGTTATCATATTCTACCGTTTATTCACAGAGACGATATTATTAGAAGATATTCTCTTAGAGATGGTACGTTCCTGTCCTTTTACCTTCAAATCTCTGGTATAATGGTTTTGGAGCAATCATCCTCCCACGAAACTCTAGAAGTAACTTTCCCTATCGATATTTTCGGAATGCTGTGACATGTTTTTCGTCTAAGTAGGCTCAACAGAGTACTTTAAAATAGACAGAGACACGACGGTGCCTCTGACATTTTTGGAACCCGTGGGTGGCAGTGAGCTCTGACACCAATGACCATGAAGATGGGAACATTGCGTCCACGTCGGACTGCTAAGACCAAACTAATTTACTAGTACCTAAAAATACGTCTTAGTGTCATCGTGCACAAATGGGCAGGACGCCTCGTGTCCCTTTTTCTAAGTAATTCTACGAGGAAGGCCTACaatcatattattaaaaatattgaaaatatttacaaaattagggACTGGTGTTAGGATTTAATGTGAACCACTATAAGTTGAGAGGTGTTCTacctaaaaaaatacgaaaccTATCCACGGTACAGGTTTAagtcaataaaatatatcaaataaCTAATGTAAATGTCTTTCAACGCAGTTCACATTAATCCGTAAATACGGCTACCCGTGCGAAATACACAGAGTATACACAGAAGATGGATACATATTGGAAATGCATAGAGTACCTAACGGCAAATACAACGCGAAAAAAGGCCCCAAGCCGGTTGTGCTCCTACAGCATGGACTACTGTCGTCCTCTGCGGAATGGGTGCTTATGACCCCCGGGAAAGGTTTAGGTAAGTTTTCATAGCACGTAAGCTTTCcaataaatttgttaataaacTATTTTCACATTTTGAAGactatattaataaatagtacGTGTTTCTAAAGCACTTATTCGGAAAATAACTAACGATTTAGATATAACTATTATCaaactataatttaaataatatcaactccagaacaaaaatagtttcgtatACAATGTTATGTTTACCGTTTCTTAGTTTTTCGTAATTATTTTCAGCATACATCTTAGCTGAAATCGGATATGACGTCTGGATGGGAAACGCTAGAGGAAACACGTATTCTCGTCATCACAAATCCTTAGTGGCCACTTCCTCGGAGTTTTGGAAATTCAGCTGGCACGAAATAGGTTACTACGACCTGCCCGCAATGATAGACTACGTCATCAAAGAAACCGGTGCACCTAAAATTCAGTATATTGGATTCTCTCAGGGCACCACAGTGTTCTGGGTGATGACGTCCACTCGGCCGGAATACAACGACAAGGTTTCGGCTATGCAAGCTTTAGCCCCGGTCGTGTATCTACGAAACGTGAGGAGCCCTCTTGTGAAGGCCATTGCTCCATTTACGAACACTTTGGAAGTTAGTTAATCCTCTTGTACTTctaatttattataacaaatacTCAAC contains the following coding sequences:
- the LOC110386789 gene encoding lipase 3 isoform X2, with product MKSASERHFNRFTLIRKYGYPCEIHRVYTEDGYILEMHRVPNGKYNAKKGPKPVVLLQHGLLSSSAEWVLMTPGKGLAYILAEIGYDVWMGNARGNTYSRHHKSLVATSSEFWKFSWHEIGYYDLPAMIDYVIKETGAPKIQYIGFSQGTTVFWVMTSTRPEYNDKVSAMQALAPVVYLRNVRSPLVKAIAPFTNTLEIIFKLLGKNELLPNGKINELAGQTVCVEEAITQFLCTNLLFLVCGFNEEQLNKTMLPVVMGHTPAGSSTRQFVHFGQIYKSDEFLQFNHGWIKNKFVYGTFRPPAYNLSAIRTPAFLHYADNDWLSTPNDVHRLSRSLKSVVGKFKVPMPEFNHLDFVFAINATNYIYSRLINIMEQFK
- the LOC110386789 gene encoding lipase 3 isoform X3, whose protein sequence is MFTLIRKYGYPCEIHRVYTEDGYILEMHRVPNGKYNAKKGPKPVVLLQHGLLSSSAEWVLMTPGKGLAYILAEIGYDVWMGNARGNTYSRHHKSLVATSSEFWKFSWHEIGYYDLPAMIDYVIKETGAPKIQYIGFSQGTTVFWVMTSTRPEYNDKVSAMQALAPVVYLRNVRSPLVKAIAPFTNTLEIIFKLLGKNELLPNGKINELAGQTVCVEEAITQFLCTNLLFLVCGFNEEQLNKTMLPVVMGHTPAGSSTRQFVHFGQIYKSDEFLQFNHGWIKNKFVYGTFRPPAYNLSAIRTPAFLHYADNDWLSTPNDVHRLSRSLKSVVGKFKVPMPEFNHLDFVFAINATNYIYSRLINIMEQFK